The Stigmatella ashevillena genomic sequence CCTGGTCCAACGAATGATGGAGCCGGTGAACCTGGGCTACGCCTACACCACCGAGCGACTTGCCCATCAACTTCAGTACCGGCAGGTACCGCGCACCTTCGTGCTGGAGCGCGGTGGCGAGGTCCACGGCCTCGTCAACTACTACACGTTGCAGATGACGGCCCACGGCGAGTTGACCACGGGGGTCGTGGACCTCCTGGCGTTCAAGGAGGGCCTGCCTACCCCCGAGCGCCAACGGCTGTTGGAGGTGGCCATGCAAGACATGGTGTGTCAGGGCGTGAGCTGTGCAGCGATGCTCCGCGGGCCGTGCATCCCAGCCCCCCTGATGTGGCGCTCGGGGTGGCTGCCCTGGCCAGGAGGCGCGAAGGTGACGTGTTTGCTGCCCACGCCGGACGTCGAGCTGCCGGCAACACCTCGCGTATTCACACACCTGCGCTGAAGTCTTAGACTCTTGAATATGAGAGAGAATCCCCCCTCGCGAACGATGGTTTGGAGTCTGACGGTCATCGCGGTTTGCATCAGCGCGTGCGGCCATGCGCCAGCGGACGAGCCTTCTCAGGCCCAGGACGAGACTCTCACGGTGCAGGCCGCCGCGGACCCCGTGGTCCCGCTCTTCGATGGCAGTACAGCGCTCGAACCTGCGATCGTGGTGGATACGCCGACGGCCCTCATCACCCGGCTGGCGGACCGGTCGCGCGACCGTCACGCGCGCGAAGCACAGTTCCAGAGCTACGAGCATTATCTGCCGCTGTACTTCGAGAACCGAACCCACTCGATCGAGATCATCGACAGGGTCGCCAAGGGCGGCAAGGACATCACCGTCAACATCACCTCGCTCTGGCCTTTGGACACGCCGGACTTCCGCGCGTTCTACCAAGGACAGGCGGTGCTCTCGCAGTACTGGTTCAACGTCGATATGACCCAGGTGGACCCACTGCATTACACGGCCACGGTCAATCACAACGCGAAGGAGAACCGGCAGATCCAGGTGGGCGACCGCATGGAGATCGAGATCAGCCCGTTCATGCTCCCCCCCGTCGTAGGGCGAGCCAATTACTACGGAACGGCTTTCCTTTACGTCGTCGGCCAGGGAGGCATGGTGCCATGGGAGGGAAAAGGCTCGAACCTCGACTCCTTCCCCTTGCCACAGGAGACCTGGCTGGGGGGCCGCACGACGATCAGCTACAGCTATTCCAACGAGCCGGTGCACCTGTTCAAGCAGATGGCGACGAACCTGGCACCGGTGAACGCTCAGCCGTTCGTCGAGGGACGGCGCCTGCACCACACCGACTTCGGCACGGGCGCCCACTCGGAGAGTGGCAATCCCGTCTTCACCGCGCAGCAGAACAAGCTTGGGCCGGGGTACATCGCGCGCAGCTGCATTGCCTGCCACCCCCACAATGGCCGCGCGCTTCCACCGGACATGGGACCGTCCGAGCGCGACGTGCGGTTCCATGTCAGCAACGCTCCCTGGGCCGATCTTCACTACACCGTCAACAGCGGCGCCCAGCAGAGCTTCCGGATGCCTCACGACAACAGCACCAACAACAACACCCAGATCGTGAAGGACCTCCCTGGCGGCGCGGCCGTGCACTACCACTTCACGATCGGCAATGCCTCGGGTGGCCTGAGCACCACCGCTCCAGTACAGTTCACGGTGAGCGATGGCAATTCCAGTGGCGCCAGCAGCTACGGCCACGCCGTCCTCTCGCCTCCCCTGCTCTACACCGTCAAGGTCGGTCAGGTGAGCGGAACCACCGTGACCGCGCATCCTCAGTTGGGACGGATCCTGCAACCCCAGAGCACCAGCGGCAGCCCCGAGGGCAATGTGAGCCTCTCGAGCTGGACGGCGACGAGTGGCACGTTCGGTGACGGTACAGGGTACCTATTGCGGCGCCCGAATTACACCTTCACGGGGCCTGTTCCGGCGAACCATTCGGCGCGCATCGCGCCGCCCCTGGTCGGGTTGGGTCTGCTGGAAGCACTTGCGGAGAGCACCCTCTCCAGCCTCGCCGATCCCGACGATGCCAATCGGGACGGCATCTCGGGGCGCCTGCAGACCGTGACCGATCCACAGACAGGCCAGCAGCGCATGGGCCGTTTCGGCTGGAAAGCGAGCAAGGCGCGGCTCAGCCACCAGATCGCGAGCGCGCTCAATACCGACATGGGCGTCACCACGTCGATCTTCCGCGTGCTGGATTGCGGTCCGCAGCAGACGTGCCCTGGCGCGAGTACCGAGCTGAGTGACGCGGACCTGGACAAGATGGTGCGCTACATCTCCGTGCTCGGGGTCCCGGCGCGCCGGAACCTCGGTGACGCACAGGCGCTGCAAGGCGAGAGCCTTTTTGGCAGCGTGGGCTGCGCCCGGTGTCACACCGCGACACTGATGACCAGCCCGTATCACCCCCAGGCCGAGCTGCGCAGCCAGACGATTCATCCCTACACCGACCTGCTGCTGCACGACATGGGGCCCGGTCTGGCGGACAACCTGCCGGAGGATGGCGCTTCGGGCGCCGAGTGGCGCACGCCGCCGCTGTGGGGCATCGGCTTGACCGCAGCCATCAGCGGCGGAGAAGCCTACCTGCACGACGGCCGCGCACGCAGTCTGTCCGAGGCCATCCTGTGGCACGGCGGCGAAGCCGAGGCCTCCAAGGAGGCGTTCCGCACCCTGAGCAGCGCCAACCGGGCGGCCCTGCTCAAGTTCCTGCAATCGCTCTGAGCAAACGAATCCCCCAGCGGGAGGGTCAACGCGAGGCGTTCTCCCTCCCGCTCCTGTGACCCAAGAACTCGGCCACGAAGTCCAAGTATTTACGAATGGCCTGCGCGTGGTCTCCATGACAGTCCCGTAGAAATTTCGCAGGCCACCCCTCCCCAGGCATCTCCTGCTTCACATCACGGAGCCATTCGAAGAAGTGGCCATACTCATCATCAGCGAATCCATTGGCCAGCAAACACGCGTGGCAGCCTTCGACGAAGGTTTCGAAGCACTCTGCACTCGCTTCGCAGAGAGGCACAGCAAGCTGCCCTTGAATCAGCTCCTGACGCACCCGACACAACACATCGAGCGTCCCGGCGTCACTGGCTCTCCCCGCTGTCGCCTCGGCGTCTCTGCCTTGAAGCGTTGCCGCCACGTCCTTGACGGCGATGAACTCGGCCACCAGGTCCAGGTACTTTCGAATCGCCTTCTCGTGGTCGCCGTGACAATTCAGCAGATATTCTGCGGGCCAGTCTCTCCCTGAAGCGTCCTGCTTGATATCCCGACGCCAGTCCGTGAAGCGCTCGTATTCATCGCTCTCGGAACCGTTGGCACGAAGGCATGCACGGTATCCGTCAATGAAGCAGGCGAGCCGCTCGACACGGATGTCACCAATATACATCCGCAACCGCCTCCGCTGCATATCCGAGCGAATGCGGAGGAGATAAGAGAGCGTCTCAAGATGCATCACAGGGTCCATCTCATTCTTCCCACGTTGCTCATGATCGAGCAAGCGGCCCCGCCCCGGCTGGGCTGGCCAGTCTGTGGATCTGAGGCTTCACCAAAGGGATGCGACGCAGCGTAACCCTTGAGGTAAGATGCTTTTCTCCTACCTGAGGGACCCATGCCAAGCCCCCGAGCCCCCGAGTTGAACCCTGCGCTGCTTCCTCCTGGCACCGTGGTGGGCTCCTGGCGTGTGGTCTCCTGGGCGGGCCGTGGCGTCCACGGCGTCGTCTACCAAGCAGTCCCGGTCACCGATGAGCATGCCGTTCCCACAGCGCTCAAGCTCGCCCTGCTCCCCCGAGATTCCCGCTTCGCCCGCGAGGTAGAGTTGCTCTCCCGCGTGCGGCATCTCTGCATCCCTCGGCTGAGGGACTCCGGCACATGGCAGCACCCGGGGGATACGCTTCACCCCTTTCTCGTGATGGACTGGGTGGATGGAACGCCTTTGTATGACTGGGCCCAGCAGCACAGTCCCTCCTCCCAACGAGTGCTGCGGCTGCTCGCCCAACTGGCGCGCGCCCTCCAAGCCGTGCATGCCCAGGGCTGCCTTCACCGCGACGTCAAGGGCGACAACGTCCTGGTGCGCCACTCCGATGGCAGCGCCCTGCTCACCGACTTTGGCTCTGGCCGATTCCCAGATGCCGCCACCCTCACCCCTGGCACCCTACCTCCGGGTACCCCGGCCTACCGCTCCCCGGAGGCCTGTCTGTTCGAACTCCAGTTCTTCCGTGATCCCCGGGCCCATTACGCCGCCCAGCCAACCGATGACCTCTACGCCCTGGGCGTCACCGCCTACCGGCTCGTCACGGGCCAGTACCTTGAGTTCGGAGACCCGATTCGAGATGCATCTGGCACCTGGCACCTGGAGGGCCTTGTCTCGGCCGCTCCCCTTGCCCTCAACCCCTCCCTGGATCCGCAGCTCAATGCCTTGATCCTTCGCATGCTCTCCATGCGCCCCGAGCAGCGCGGCACCGCAATGGAACTGGCCTGCGCGCTGGAGCAAGCAGCGCAGTGCTCCAGTCCTGAGAGCACCCCTTCGTGTCTCGGGCCGGATGCCGCCGCACGTGTCGGGCCTCCAACACGAGCCCCACCGAGGCAAGGCTTGTTCGCGGCGGCAGCAGCGCTCATGGTGTGGATCATCTGGGTTTGCGGGAGCACGCCCCTGAACGTCCCAGCGCCGCCCACCGTCGTCAGGCAAGAGTCGGACGCGGCCGGTTTGGAGGACGGTGGTACCTCAGGGCTCGGCGATGAGGCCGTCGCGTCCTCCGTGGCCCCCTCCGTTCCCTCCGTGTCAGGAGAGCCGGCCGAGAGCACACTCCCCGAGCCGCTTCCAGGCCAAACACGACCCAATGCGAAGGGCCGATGCCCTCACCCACGACAAATTCCCCTCAATGGCGGTTGTTGGGTCAAGACCTCGGTGGATCGAGAGGGATGCGAGGCTCTCACCGGCACCATGATTGATGGAAATTGTTATGTGCCCGTCGCTACCCGTGAGCGTCAGCCCACGTCACACCCTGTGTGCACTCCGTAATTCGCTGGCATTCTGATATGCCATCAGAATGAACGGAGCCAAGGTCGTCCTCGTCACGGGAGCCTCGTCCGGCATTGGCCGGGCTTGCGCGGAGCTGCTGAGTGCGCGCGGCCATACGGTCTATGGCACAAGCCGCAAGCCCGCCCAGGCCCTGGCGGGCTTCCGGATGCTGGAACTGGACGTCACCCGGGACGACTCGGTCCAGGCGGCCGTGTCCACCGTGCTCGCGGAGCAGGGGCACCTCGATGCCGTGGTGAACAACGCGGGCTATGCCTTGGCAGGGCCCCTCGAGGAGACGTCTCTCGAGGAGGCACAGCACCAGCTCGACACCAACTTCTTTGGCGTGCTTCGCGTGTGCAAGGCAGTGCTTCCCTCCATGCGGACGCACCGCTCAGGGCTCATCATCAATGTGAGTTCGCTGGGGGGTGTGGCGGGCCTGCCCTTCCAGGGGCTCTACAGCGCCAGCAAGTTCGCGCTGGAGGGGCTGACGGAGAGCCTGCGCCTGGAGGTGGCATCGTTCGGCATCCAGGTCACCTCGATCCAACCTGGAGATGTGTACACGCCCATCACCGAGAATCGCGTGCAGGCCCGTCAGTGTGGACCGGACTCCCCCTACCGGAGCGCCTTCGCGACAGCCCTCGGCATCATCGAGCAAGAAGAGCGGACCGGAGCACCCGCTGGGCTCGTGGCGAGGCAGGTGCTGAAGTTGATGGAGCGCAAGCACGTGGGCGTACGCTACACCGTGGGCCGCCTGTCACAGCGGATCATCACCGCGGCCAAGGCGTTCCTGCCGTCGCGCCTCTTCGAGCGCCTCCTCAAATCCTATTACGGCCTTCAGCAGTAGGAGAGACCCATGAACAAACAGGATGTTCTGATTGTCGGTGCGGGCCCCACGGGCCTTGTCCTCGCGCTTTGGCTGACCCAACAGGGCATCACGGTTCGCATCATCGACAAGAGTACCGGCCCCGGCACCACCTCCCGCGCCCTGGCCGTACAGGCGCGCACGCTTGAGCTTTACCGGCAGCTGGATCTGGCGGATGCGGTGATCGCGGCCGGAAATCGGAACCTGTCGATCAACCTCTGGATCAAGGGCAAGCGAAAGGCGCACATCTCCGTCGGCGAGGCTGGAGCAGGACTCTCGCCTTATCCCTTTGTTCTGATCTATCCGCAGGACTTGCACGAACAGCTGTTGGTCGAGCGACTGGAAACCCTGGGCATCCGGGTTGAACGGCAAACGGAGTTGATCGACTTCGAGGACAAGGGTGACAAGATCACTGCCCGGCTGCAGATGCCCAACGGTGAGGAGGAAACCTGTGAGGCGCAGTATCTGGCCGGATGCGATGGCGCACGCTCAACCATCCGACACAAGATAGGGGCTGCCTTTGAAGGCGGTACCTACAGTCAAGTCTTCTACGTTGCCGATGTCGAGGTGAGCGGCCTGACCCCTCCCGACGAGGTGCACCTCGCGCTGGATCATTCGGATTTCGTCGCCGTGCTGTCCTACGGAAAGAATGGCCAGAGTCGGCTCATTGGGACAGTCCGCGACGAGCGTGCGGAGCGCGCGGAGACCTTGACCTTCGATGACGTCGGCCAACAGGCCATCAGAAACCTGGGGCTTCAGGTTCATCAGGTTAACTGGTTCTCCACCTACCGCGTGCATCACCGCGTCACCGACCGGTTCCGCAGCGGGCGCGCTTTCCTGCTGGGCGATGCCGCGCATATCCACAGTCCGGCAGGCGGTCAGGGGATGAACACAGGCATCAGCGACGCCATCAACCTGGCGTGGAAACTGGCCGCCGCCGTGAAAGGCGAAGCGCCGGACAGCCTGCTGGACAGCTATCAGGCGGAGCGCCTCCTTTTCGCACGCAAGCTGGTGGATACGACGGACCGGGTGTTCACGTTCGTCACCGCCGAAAGCAGTTTCGCCGACTTCGTGCGTACCCGGATTGCGCCCCTCTTTCTGCCCGTTGCCTCGACCATGGGCCCCGTCCGTGAATTCATGTTCCGCGTCATCTCACAAACGACGCTGAGCTATCACGAGAGCCCCTTGAGCCAAGGCGTGGCTGGCAAGGTGCACGGGGGTGACCGCCTCCCTTGGGTCTCTGTGGATGGCACGGACAACTACGAGCCGCTGAAGACCATCACCTGGCAGGTTCATGTCTACGGCTCAGCCCGTGCCGAGCTGAAGACCTGGTGCGAAGCCCACCACCTCCCGCTGCATGTCTACGCCTGGGGACCCGAGTACGAGAAAGCCGGGTTTGCGCGCGACGCGGCCTACCTGTTGCGCCCCGATACCTATGTCGCATTGGCGGCCCCCTCCGGCGCACCGGCCGACCTGGAGACCTACTTGAAGGATTGGATTCACGGCTTGTAGCGCTGGGGACGGGACTCGGGGGCGCGCTCCTTGTCGCTCGATGGCCAAGTCATGTGGTGACTGCCTACGCACGGACCTTGGAACGCGGCCCTCCGAGCTGCTTGCGCAGAAAGAAATGGACCAAGCCAATGGCGAGTCCCAGGACGAGTGCTGCGTAGAGAAAGCTTTGGCGGAAGAAAGGCAGAATGGCGATCGTCACAGCGATCACCAGCCAGATACACCTCCGAATGCCGTTGCCCCGCAGCAGCCGGAGCGCGGAAACAAAAGTGGCCAAGAAGATGAGCATGAACGCGGCAGAGGACGCGGTGATGAGTTCGGCCTCATCCTTTCCCGCCCATACCACCACAGCGACGACGGCGCCGTAGCCCAGCAGCAGGAAAAGCAGCGCGGCGTAGGGAGCATGGGTCTTGGCCGAGACGCGAGACAGCGCGGAGGGAAGGATCCCATCACGAGACAGGGCATACACAACCCGGGATGTCCCCAACACCCAGGCATTCGTCGTCAACAGAAGCAGGACGAGCGCCACCCCGTTGCCCACTCGAGCCACCTCTTGACCGCCAACGATGCTCAGCACTGTCGACAACACGGTGACTCGATCGCTGTATTGGGCTTCGGGTGGAATGACCAGCACAACGGTGAGCGCCATCATGAAGTAGAGCAGGCCAACGAGAAGCACTGCCCAGAAAATGGCTCGCGGAAAGGTTCGCTCTGGCGCGATAACCTCCTCGGCCACTGGCGCCGCGTTCTCCCAGCCGATGAAACCAAAGAAGCAGACGATGGCTGCGGAACCGACCGCGAGCCACCCCTTCGGAGCGACTGGGGTCAGGTTGCCCAGTTCCCCCTGGGGCAGTGCAGCCGACACCACCAGTACGAGGAAGGCGATCAACGTGCCAAGAACAACTCCCTGCACCCGGGTACTGACCTTGAGGCCCAGCAGATTGAACAAGATGGAGCAGGACATGATCAGGTAACCCGCCAACAGCAACGTCGCTCCCCCCGGGAAGGGAACAAGCTTCGACAAGTAGCGCGCGGCCGCGATCCCCAAAACGGGGTTGGCGATCAACAAGGTCAACAACAGAAATAGCGCGATGACCTTGCCCCAGTAGTTGCCGAAGGCGTGCTCAACAAACGAGGCGATCCCGCGGCTGTCGGGATGAAGAACCGACAGCCGCGCGAAGATCAAGGCAAAGGGATACGAGTAGGCAATCAAGAGCAACCACGCCAGCAGCGACGCCGGTCCCGCGATCTCGGCGGCATGACCGGGGATAATCAGGATCCCAACCCCCATGACGGACGAGATGTAGTGGATGATCAACCCCGGTGTCCGCAATGTCTTCCGGAGGCGGTTGGGCTGGGAAATTTCAGGCTTCATGGAATCGCACCTTGTTCCACGGCTGGGCGCGCAGGGACTGCATCGCGCGATGGAGTGATGTCAGGGGTGGCCCAGGTAGCCACCCATTTTTGGGAAGAAATCCCGGGCTGCGATGGGGCTCTGTCCCGGCGGCTGCACCTCCATCAGGATGATGCCGCAAGCGCCCACCTTCCCTGGCCCTCCGCACGCCACTGCCACTCCCTCTTCGGCATGGCAGATGAGCCGACCAGGCGTTCCACAGTAGGCCCGCTTTGGTAACTTGGCCCGCTTGAGCAGAAGCTCGCTCCCTTCGTAGTCTGTGCGTGCGTTCAGGAACGGATCGCTCTGGGCACGGATCAGGTTGTAAAGTTCAAGGCTGCTCTGGTTCCAATCCGCCCTTGTGTCCCGGGGGGCGATGCGATGGTAGAAGACCGATTGTGAGAGGTCCTGCGGCTGGCCGCGGTAGCCCTCGTTCAGCAGTGACAAGCCGCGCAGGACGAGCCCCGGATAGCGGATGAGCAACCTGTGGTACACATCGGTCGCGGTGTCTTCCACGCCAATGGGAACCCGCTCTTGGGCGATGATGTCCCCCGTGTCGAACTCACCGCTCATGAGGTGAACCGTCAGACCGGTCTCGGCCTCACCGTTCCGGATCGCCCAGTTGACGGCGCCGAAACCTCCATATTTGGGCAGCAGGGCATCATGGATGTTGATGGCCCCAAGCCGGGGAAGCCCGAGCAGCGCAGACGGCACCAACGTGCGCCAGTTGGTTGATACGATGGCATCGGGGCGCAGCCCTGCCACTCGTGGGATCAACTCCGGTTCGGCCGCGCGAGGAGACAGAAAAGTGGGCAGCCCCTCGGCCTCCGCCACACGCAGGACATCGTTGTCTCCAAGTCCGGTGAAGTCAGGGCGATGGGTGAGCACCAGTCCGACCCGGTGCACGGCCGCCAGCCCTTCCAGAACCGCCGCCCCCAGCTCGCCAAACCCCATGAACATCAGGTCAAGTGGCATCCTGCGCTCGCTCCTCGCCCGACAGAGGGGAGGTGCGAGCCGCTGCTCCCACCTGGAAGCGCAGTCCGGTCAGGCGAATGAAACCCGTGGCATCGCTTTGGTTGTAGACGTTGTCCGCTTCGAATGTCACGTGAGCCCGGCTGTACCGGCTGGTGGGCGACTCGCGCCCAATCACCCGAACCGACCCCTTGTACATCTGCATCCGGACATCTCCCGTGACGCCCTTCTGGCTCTGGTCGATCGCGGCCTGGAGCATCAGCCGCTCTGGAGAGAACCAAAGGCCGCGATACACCAAATTGGCATAGCGGGGCATCAACTCATCCTTCAGGTGAGCCGCCTCGCCATCCATCGTGAGCGATTCGATGGCACGGTGAGCGTGGTGCAGGAGGGTACCTCCAGGCGTCTCATAGACGCTGCGCGTCTTCATGCCCAGGATTCGGTTCTCGACCATGTCCACCCGCCCAATGCCGTGTACACCGCCGAGCGCGTTCAGTCGGCGCAGCACGTTGGCGGGCGACAAAGGCTCGCCATTCACCGCCACGGGGTCCCCCTGAAGGAACGACACCACCAGCTCTTCTGGCCGGTTCGGTGCATCCTCGGGCCGCACGGTCCGCGTGCACAGTCCCTCCGGGGGAGGGATCGAGGGATCCTCAAGCGCCTCGCCTTCATAGGAGGTGTGCAGCAGGTTGACATCAATGGAGTAGGGGCGCTGGGCTGTGCCCGCGTTCTCGATCGAAATCTGGTTTTCGCGGGCGAAGGCCAGCAGGTCGCTGCGCGAGCGGAAGCTCCAATCTCGCCAAGGCGCGATGATCTGGATGTCGGGGCTCAGGGCCAAGTAGGTGAGTTCGAAGCGGAGCTGATCATTCCCCTTGCCCGTGGCGCCGTGGGCCACGGCATCGGCGCCAACCAACCGGGCGATCTCGATCTGACGCTTGGCGATGAGCGGCCGGGCGATGGACGAGCCCAGCAGGTAAGCCCCTTCGTACAGCGCGTTGGCGCGAAACATGGGAAAGACGAAGTCCCGCGCGAACTCCTCCTGGAGATCCTCGATGAAAATCTCACGGACGCCGAGCTGCTCGGCCTTCTGCCGCACGCGCTTCAGTTCCTCCCCTTGTCCAAGGTCGGCGGTGAAGGTGACGATCTCGCAGCCATAGCGATCCTTGAGCCAACGCAACACCACCGACGTATCCAGGCCTCCCGAGTAAGCCAGGACAATCTTTTTCAAGGGCTTCATGTTTCCTCCTGCTGAGGGGGTGACCGTGCGCGATGACTCAGGACGCCCAGAGCGCATCCATGGTTTCGTGGGAGACAGGTTTCTCCAGATTTGCAGACGAGGCGAACGCCATGTTCAGGATGACGCGGCGGCATGCCTTAAGAAGCGGGTAGACGCGATGGAGCGTCGTGTCGGCACGCAGGAAATAGAGATCTCCCGGTGCCAGCGCGACCGAGTAGATGGGACGATCAATGAAGGCCTCACACAGACGAGGCGAGCTTTTGTTCCACTTCGTATGGGGGACGCACTGGACGAACCCTCCCAGCTCCACGGGTGGGCAATCAATGATCCAGACCAGCGCGTAGCTGTAGTCATCCCAATGCCAACCATGGGTATCTCCCGGCTGGTGGATTTGCGTGATGACATACTGCTCATCGTTGTACGGACACGGGAGGACCGGCCCCCCCGTGATGCGGCTGAGCGCCGAGAGCAGCACTTCGCTGCCGTAGAGCTGCGGAATGACGCCACCATGCTCCAGGATGTCCTGTCGCCGCACGTTCGACAGCTTGCGAGGCGTGTTGCCAGTCTCGGCGAACCTCATGTCCCGGCGCCGAGCGTGCCGCTCCAGCAAATCCTCCGCCTCTTCAGCCAGCTTCTTCTTAAGTGGCTCTGGGCAGAGGTTGCTCACTTTGGCGAGACCCGTTCGTTCAAGGCTCCGGCGCAGCCCCCGGATATCGCTGTGAGAGTAAGGGTTTTCTTGAATGTGTCGAGCCAGCATTCTCTCGGTGGAAGCAGGTGCAAGATCGGAGCTCTCAAGCATGGGAGGTTGCATCCTTTCGTCCAAGACGGAGCCCTCTGCGATCTCTTGTGACTCGACAATGGGAAGGATGAGCCTCAGGGCCACCCCTTTCGAGGCATAGGCGAAGGCCACCCGCCAGGAGGGATGGCAAGAGGGGAAGCAGTGCTTGGAGACGACATCAAAAAGCGGTCGTCAGGCTGCTCCGTCCCCCCCCATTTGGGAGGCAGGCAAGCACGGACCGGGGGAGTTCAGACAGACCACCACGCCCCAGAGTGCACCGGGTCAAGGCCTGTAGCGCTGAGGCCGAGACTCAGGCACGCACAGGGCCAAGCGCTCCATGCGGCTGGCCACCTCCGCGAGGACGCGCTCCTTGTCGAGTGTCAGCACTTGGCGATCACGCAAAAGGACCCGGCCATTCACCAAAACGGTGTGCACGTCGCTCGCGCGTGCGCCGTACACCAGTCCAGCAGCCAGGTCATGCGGCGGCTGCCAGTGGGTGCCTCGGGTGTCCACGAGAACGATGTCGGCCTGAGCGCCCGGCGAAAGCACACCGAGTTCCGTGCCAAGGCCCAGCGCGGCCGCACTCCCCCGCGTGGTGATGTCGAGCGCCTCGGCGATGGGAAGAACCTCGGGATCGAGCGCGTCGTGCTTCTGCAGCATGGCCATGAGCCGCAGACTCTCGAAGAGTTCCAGCGGGTTGCCACTGGCCGTGCCCGTGGCCAGCCCCACGGGCACACCGGCCTTGCGCAGGGCACGCAGGGGCGCCACCCCCAACCCCAGCTTGAGCGCCTGCTTGGGCGCATGGGCGACGCCCACATGCGCGCGGTGGCGAGCGAGCAGTTCGATGTCCTGGGGCAGCAGCCCGCAAGCGTGGGCGATGAGCGTGGGGACGCCCAGCACGCCCGTGTCCTGAAGCACTTGGATGGGGGTGCGGTCCCGCCGGCTCACGCTGGCGAGCGTCTGGTTCATCTCCTCGGCGGCGTGCAGATGGATGCCTACGCCCAAACGGGTCGCATGCCCCACACAGGCACGCAGCAAGCCGTCGTCGCAGGTGTAGGGCGAAAAGGGCGCCATGCAGGTGGTGATGCGGCCCCCGGCGCCGCCCTTCCAACGCTCCGCGAACGCGGCCGTCTCGGCAAGCGCGGCGTAACCACCGCTGGAGAATGCACTCCACCCGAGCCGCGCGCGGGTCCCCGCCTCCTCGACGGCCCGAGCCACCTCGTCCATGAAGAGGGAGTGGTCGGCCACGGTGGTGACCCCCGCCTCAATCATCTCGATGAGGCCGAGCTGTGCGCCCCAGTACACGTCCTCCGGCGTGAGATTGGTCTCCAGGGGCCAGATGAAGTCGTTGAACCACCGCTCCAGGGACACGTCCTCGGCCAGCCCCCGGAAGAGCACACTGGCCACATGGGCGTGGGTATTGATGAGCCCAGGCAGGGCCAGCATTCGCTGCCCTTCGATCACGGTCACTCCCGCGTCCAGAGGCTCACCCGTGGGCCGCAGCGCGGCAATCCGGTTGTCTCGAATGAGGATGTCCTGGTGGCGGGCCACGGAAAGCGCCCCTTGCTCGTTCGGAACGAGCGCGTGGCAATCGCGGATGCAGATCTCCGTCATACAGATCTCCAAGGGAAGTTCCCGGGGAAAGTGCCCGTCCTAGTGCACTCGCCGCGCCAGTTCCAGCAGCACCTTTGCTTAAAGCTCCTAACAAAAATCGCTTCGGAGGGGACTTCCCCCCTGAGCAGGGGCTCCAGTCTTTATTTTTGTTAGGAACTCTAAGCTTTTCGGCGAGCACGTAGACAGCTGCGGTCACGACATTGCTGTCGCCTCTCAACAGGAGGGAAACCGAAGTGCCGCCCTGCGCAAGCGAGCCGCTTGCAGCAAGGCCTCTTTCCGTCCCATATCCCATACTTCACGGAACCTTACCGTCGCATCCCACACAAAAACGGGGAA encodes the following:
- a CDS encoding APC family permease, whose product is MKPEISQPNRLRKTLRTPGLIIHYISSVMGVGILIIPGHAAEIAGPASLLAWLLLIAYSYPFALIFARLSVLHPDSRGIASFVEHAFGNYWGKVIALFLLLTLLIANPVLGIAAARYLSKLVPFPGGATLLLAGYLIMSCSILFNLLGLKVSTRVQGVVLGTLIAFLVLVVSAALPQGELGNLTPVAPKGWLAVGSAAIVCFFGFIGWENAAPVAEEVIAPERTFPRAIFWAVLLVGLLYFMMALTVVLVIPPEAQYSDRVTVLSTVLSIVGGQEVARVGNGVALVLLLLTTNAWVLGTSRVVYALSRDGILPSALSRVSAKTHAPYAALLFLLLGYGAVVAVVVWAGKDEAELITASSAAFMLIFLATFVSALRLLRGNGIRRCIWLVIAVTIAILPFFRQSFLYAALVLGLAIGLVHFFLRKQLGGPRSKVRA
- a CDS encoding methionyl-tRNA formyltransferase, translating into MPLDLMFMGFGELGAAVLEGLAAVHRVGLVLTHRPDFTGLGDNDVLRVAEAEGLPTFLSPRAAEPELIPRVAGLRPDAIVSTNWRTLVPSALLGLPRLGAINIHDALLPKYGGFGAVNWAIRNGEAETGLTVHLMSGEFDTGDIIAQERVPIGVEDTATDVYHRLLIRYPGLVLRGLSLLNEGYRGQPQDLSQSVFYHRIAPRDTRADWNQSSLELYNLIRAQSDPFLNARTDYEGSELLLKRAKLPKRAYCGTPGRLICHAEEGVAVACGGPGKVGACGIILMEVQPPGQSPIAARDFFPKMGGYLGHP
- a CDS encoding argininosuccinate synthase, which translates into the protein MKPLKKIVLAYSGGLDTSVVLRWLKDRYGCEIVTFTADLGQGEELKRVRQKAEQLGVREIFIEDLQEEFARDFVFPMFRANALYEGAYLLGSSIARPLIAKRQIEIARLVGADAVAHGATGKGNDQLRFELTYLALSPDIQIIAPWRDWSFRSRSDLLAFARENQISIENAGTAQRPYSIDVNLLHTSYEGEALEDPSIPPPEGLCTRTVRPEDAPNRPEELVVSFLQGDPVAVNGEPLSPANVLRRLNALGGVHGIGRVDMVENRILGMKTRSVYETPGGTLLHHAHRAIESLTMDGEAAHLKDELMPRYANLVYRGLWFSPERLMLQAAIDQSQKGVTGDVRMQMYKGSVRVIGRESPTSRYSRAHVTFEADNVYNQSDATGFIRLTGLRFQVGAAARTSPLSGEERAQDAT
- a CDS encoding HalD/BesD family halogenase, producing MLESSDLAPASTERMLARHIQENPYSHSDIRGLRRSLERTGLAKVSNLCPEPLKKKLAEEAEDLLERHARRRDMRFAETGNTPRKLSNVRRQDILEHGGVIPQLYGSEVLLSALSRITGGPVLPCPYNDEQYVITQIHQPGDTHGWHWDDYSYALVWIIDCPPVELGGFVQCVPHTKWNKSSPRLCEAFIDRPIYSVALAPGDLYFLRADTTLHRVYPLLKACRRVILNMAFASSANLEKPVSHETMDALWAS
- a CDS encoding amidohydrolase; the protein is MTEICIRDCHALVPNEQGALSVARHQDILIRDNRIAALRPTGEPLDAGVTVIEGQRMLALPGLINTHAHVASVLFRGLAEDVSLERWFNDFIWPLETNLTPEDVYWGAQLGLIEMIEAGVTTVADHSLFMDEVARAVEEAGTRARLGWSAFSSGGYAALAETAAFAERWKGGAGGRITTCMAPFSPYTCDDGLLRACVGHATRLGVGIHLHAAEEMNQTLASVSRRDRTPIQVLQDTGVLGVPTLIAHACGLLPQDIELLARHRAHVGVAHAPKQALKLGLGVAPLRALRKAGVPVGLATGTASGNPLELFESLRLMAMLQKHDALDPEVLPIAEALDITTRGSAAALGLGTELGVLSPGAQADIVLVDTRGTHWQPPHDLAAGLVYGARASDVHTVLVNGRVLLRDRQVLTLDKERVLAEVASRMERLALCVPESRPQRYRP